The nucleotide window ACTTGAACATCACCTATATCCTTCATGGGGTTTACCGTCTCAATTTTATCCAAGAAAACTTGCCATATGCAAGATTCCGTCTTACTCTACATCATTCGCGTGGGATGACTTTTTCAAGAAGGCAAGtgtgatatatttattttcccATCGTATATCAATATATCCACTTTCTTATTTGTTTGTTGGTTCTTATCTTTGTCTTTTTTGCAGAAGTTCAAGAATATAagggttttaagttttgatcACCACAAATCTTTAACACGGATACCTGACATATCTGGTCTCGTAAATTTAGAAGAACTTTCTTTTCAAGATTGTGTGAATTTAATCACAGTCGATGACTCCGTTGGGTTTCTGGGTAATCTTAAAACCTTAAGAGCTATGCGTTGCATCAAGCTCAGGAGTATTCCGCCTCTCAAGTTGGCTTCTCTGGAAGAACTCGATCTTTCACAGTGTTCTTGTCTTGAGAGTTTTCCACCTGTGGTAGATGGGTTGGTGGATAAACTTAAAACCATGACTGTTAGAAGTTGCGTCAAGTTAAGGAGTATTCCAACTCTTAAGTTGACTTCGTTAGAAGAACTCGATCTTTCAAATTGTTTTAGTCTCGAGAGTTTTCCACTTGTGGTGGATGGGTTTCTTGGAAAACTTAAAATCCTACTTGTTAAATATTGTCGCAATCTCAGGAGTATTCCACCTCTCAGGTTGGATTCATTAGAAAAGCTTGACCTTTCACATTGTTATAGTCTCGAGAGTTTTCCAACTGTGGTGGATGGGTTGTTGGATAAACTTAAATTCTTGAGTATGGAACATTGCGTCAAGCTTACGAGTATCCCATCGCTCAGGTTGACCTCATTGGAACGGTTCAATCTTTCACATTGTCTGAGCCTAGAGAGATTTCCAAAAATATTGggagagatgaataatataaCAGAAATTCACTTGGATAATACTCTCATACAAGAATTGCCGTTTCCATTTCAAAATCTTACTCCGCCTCAAACATTATATCAATGTAACTGTGGAGTTGTTTATTTATCGAATAGAGCTGCTGTGATGTCAAAACTGGCTGAATTTACCATCCAGGCTGAAGAAAAAGTGAGCCCAATGCAATCTTCACATGTAGAATATATTTGTCTGAGGAACTGCAAATTTTCAGATGAATATTTGTCAACGGGTCTCATGTTGTTTACTAATGTGAAAGAATTACACCTAAGTGATAACCAATTCAAAATTCTTCCAAAATCTAtcgaaaaatgtcattttttacaGAGGCTTGTCCTGGATAACTGTGAGGAACTTCAGGAAATTGAAGGGATTCCACCATGCTTAAAAACATTATCTGCATTAAACTGCAAATCATTGACCTCACCGTGCAAAAGCAAATTACTAAATCaggttatgatatattttgtatttaatttttaatgtatttgataTTCTTCTTGATATAGGTTAAACTTACATTAATAATTTATGACTACCAGGAATTACATGAGGCAGGAAACACTTGGTTCCGTTTGCCACGAACAAGGATTCCAGAGTGGTTCGACCATCAATGCTTGGCAGGATTGTCTATTTCTTTCTGGTTCAGGAACAAGTTTCCTGTCATAGCTCTCTGTGTTGTTTCTCCATCGACATGGGATGATTCTAGGCGTCCTGTAAGAGTGATCATCAATGGTGATACATTTTTCTATAGGCATGGTGAAAATAAACGTTTATCACCAGAAGTGTATCATCTACATCTTTTTCATATGCAAATGgaaaaattgaataataataTGGACAAAGCACTTTTAGAAAATAAGTGGAACCATGCAGAGGTTGACTTTGGGTTCCCATTCATGTATAGTGGAATCCAtgtattgaaaaagaaaagtaacaTGAAGGATATTCAATTCACCAACCCAGATAAAGATGATAATATTGAGCTCACTCAATATAAACGAAACTCTGATTCATTGGTCTCAGTCATTGCTTCTGATGTGGATAAATGTGAATGAAATGAACTCTTCCAATCATGAGACTTAACCATATAATTGTAGTATGCCTACAAAGATAACACATGCACATTGTGTTCACTCCGGTTGTTGAAGTAAGTATATaattcattcatataattttcTTCCTGTAGTGTAGgatgttaattttgtttaatgtatactgtcaaattattttatgatagtTTTTTCTATGTTTTCACTTTGCAATTATTTTTTGGAGGGCTATGCATTTTTTATGACAAGttgtcatcttttttttttcttccaaaaatctTGAGTTTTTGCAAAGTTTTAAAATGGACAAAATTTAGATGCAGTACCATAAGTGTTGATCTTGTTGTTCCTCTCACatagatagttttttttttttttttttttaaggaagtagCTTTTCACACCCTTTCAAAATTGTTAAGTGACAgttatactatattttttagTATAGTAAGAATAGTGCCTATTGCACTGTACTGAGGTTTTGTCATTTCAATAATTATTAACATGGACTTTttcaaaatacaatattttcttttatataatattttcttttgaccTCTACACCAAACTtgtatataatattttcttttgaccTCTACACCAAAAATCATGGACTTTTTCAAAATACATTTCTCACaaatttttatagaaatttttcCATTGCAAATGAAGTTTTTGATGTAACTTGGTTTGTCAATGCAGGTAGAAGAGACCCCTTGGTCACTCTTTTggaaaaccaatccaaaccaagCAGTAGATAATGGTGGAAACATTGATTACTCTTTAGggaaaacaaactaaaacaatGATGTGATTCTATTTGTTACaatgtttcttcttttttgttgattgtGTTTATTAAAGGTTcaagtgcacttttccccccttaagttttaaaaagttgcaattttggttccctatgaacaaaaataacaattttggcCCTCCAAGAATTGGCCCCTTTGCAATTTTGAtcctttttgtcaatttttacCGGTCAATGCctacgtggcatgccacatgtgtaattattgaattaaaaaaagcttataatcattttttaaattaaatatatgaaaaataaaaaaataaggaaaaaattataattataattagttTTTTCAGAAAGAAACAATGTATGCACCTAAggaatcataaaataaaataaccaaaagccatccacttttttttttttttttttttttatcaaaaggaGAGGCCTGAACCAATACACCAGAGTTACAATGTGAAAAACCTAcctatgaaaagaaaaacatgatctATCCCAAGAAAGGAAAAGACCCAAGGAAAAGGCGTCAAAGACCACCATAGTATAAAGAAACTAACAACTGCTACGAAACTATCCTCTCGATGAAAATTCGAACAAAAGTGTTGTTTCTACCCGGATTAGATCATTCAAAGAGGGGAAAattcacaaaaaacaaaatatatgatttggggtgtttttgaaaatgtaaaGGGAAGGCAaacttttcaaattatttttttttctttttcataagcATTTATTCCATATGGTTAAAACACTATCACACTATGTTGTTGACACAGAAAACATAAAAGACAGAACTGATGGATTAGAGAAAGATAAGCAGAGTATTTTTTCTGGATATTGTTTGTTGCTTCAAAGGATATGAGTCGATAAAAGTCCAAAATACACTTTGTACTCATCATAGTTACAATGTGAAAGATCAAATCAAAGTTCCGATTGATGAATCTCTTATAATACACGACTTGATCGAGAAAATGGCTAAAGAACTTGTTCATCGAGAATCACCCATGGAGTCTGGGAAATGTGGTAGGTTATGGTTGCTTGAGGATACAATTTATGTCTTAatggaaaataattatttttttttttgacaaaagtctTAATGGAAACTATGGTAAGAAAAGTGTAAGTTCTTTTCCCTGGTTTTGTATGTTCAAGATTATTcatcgatttttttttcttttttaaaaataattttgactaTGGTTAGTGAATGACACAGATACAATGATACATGGtctataaatttgatttttgaactaGCTATGAATATTAGATGCTAATGGAAATAACTAGCTCAAGATTCATTCTATTCACTCATCTTTCATAAGAAAATCTCTATTATACAGATTACTCTGGTCGTAAGAGGttttcaaaaacataaatagtttacattgaagaatttgaattaatattcaaatttcTGGAAAAGGCCCCTAGAAATCTAGAGTTTGACTTCAATGCAAGTAAGTCTGACTATCACAATGCATACAAATTGaattatgattcaaaccttTTGGATACAAAGGCCATTCTTTCATGTCTAGCACACAAAATTTACGCCTCGTTTCCATTTAGAAAGGGtttgattttcaaaattcaaaccttTGTCCTCCACCACAATACAGACTATATCTTGGGAAACTTTCTTAGAAGCCAGAAATAAACTGAAAACTCCATATTATTGAACATATGGATCGGAAAACAAAATTACGCTACAATGTTACAACACTTCTCAAACTTCTTTCACTATCAACATTTTGATGGATAGCTTGACCACCACTATCAACTCTCCTAACGAATGTCAATGAGATGATGATCGCCACTATCAACATTTGGATTGGAATGTGAAGATTGATCAACAGCTTGAC belongs to Medicago truncatula cultivar Jemalong A17 chromosome 6, MtrunA17r5.0-ANR, whole genome shotgun sequence and includes:
- the LOC11422252 gene encoding disease resistance protein RPV1 isoform X2, with translation MLHRSHSLMASLTDRFKYDLFLSFRGEDTRHGFTGNLWKALSDRGIHTFMDDEELQKGEEITPSLIKAIEDSNMAIIVLSKNYASSTFCLKELSTILYSIKDKGRCVWPVFYDVEPSDVRKLKRSYGEAMVEHEARDHSNMDLLQKWKNALNQVANLSGFHFKNGDEYEHVFIGKIVEQVSREIIPATLPVPDYLVGLEYQKQHVTSLLNDGPNDKVQMVGIHGIGGIGKTTLALAVYNSIVHQFQGSCFLEKVRENSDKNGLIHLQKILLSQVVGEKNIELTSVRQGISILQKRFHQKKVLLLLDDVDKEEQLEAIAGRSDWFGRGSRVIITTRDKRLLTYHGVERTYEEEEKSVFLDIACCFKGYKWTRVEQILNAHYDNIMKDHIDVLVEKSLIKTSMSGNVTLHDLIEDMGKEIVRQESPEDPGKRSRLWSSKDIIQVLEENTGTSKIEIICPSSRIEVEWDEEAFKKMENLRTLIIMDGQFTESPKNLPNSLRILEHHLYPSWGLPSQFYPRKLAICKIPSYSTSFAWDDFFKKKFKNIRVLSFDHHKSLTRIPDISGLVNLEELSFQDCVNLITVDDSVGFLGNLKTLRAMRCIKLRSIPPLKLASLEELDLSQCSCLESFPPVVDGLVDKLKTMTVRSCVKLRSIPTLKLTSLEELDLSNCFSLESFPLVVDGFLGKLKILLVKYCRNLRSIPPLRLDSLEKLDLSHCYSLESFPTVVDGLLDKLKFLSMEHCVKLTSIPSLRLTSLERFNLSHCLSLERFPKILGEMNNITEIHLDNTLIQELPFPFQNLTPPQTLYQCNCGVVYLSNRAAVMSKLAEFTIQAEEKVSPMQSSHVEYICLRNCKFSDEYLSTGLMLFTNVKELHLSDNQFKILPKSIEKCHFLQRLVLDNCEELQEIEGIPPCLKTLSALNCKSLTSPCKSKLLNQELHEAGNTWFRLPRTRIPEWFDHQCLAGLSISFWFRNKFPVIALCVVSPSTWDDSRRPVRVIINGDTFFYRHGENKRLSPEVYHLHLFHMQMEKLNNNMDKALLENKWNHAEVDFGFPFMYSGIHVLKKKSNMKDIQFTNPDKDDNIELTQYKRNSDSLVSVIASDVDKCE